From the Saccharomyces paradoxus chromosome XIV, complete sequence genome, one window contains:
- the SSB2 gene encoding Hsp70 family ATPase SSB2 (Cytoplasmic ATPase that is a ribosome-associated molecular chaperone~similar to YNL209W) — MAEGVFQGAIGIDLGTTYSCVATYESSVEIIANEQGNRVTPSFVAFTPEERLIGDAAKNQAALNPRNTVFDAKRLIGRRFDDESVQKDMKTWPFKVIDVDGNPVIEVQYLEETKTFSPQEISAMVLTKMKEIAEAKIGKKVEKAVITVPAYFNDAQRQATKDAGAISGLNVLRIINEPTAAAIAYGLGAGKSEKERHVLIFDLGGGTFDVSLLHIAGGVYTVKSTSGNTHLGGQDFDTNLLEHFKAEFKKKTGLDISDDARALRRLRTAAERAKRTLSSVTQTTVEVDSLFDGEDFESSLTRARFEDLNAPLFKSTLEPVEQVLKDAKISKSQIDEVVLVGGSTRIPKVQKLLSDFFDGKQLEKSINPDEAVAYGAAVQGAILTGQSTSDETKDLLLLDVAPLSLGVGMQGDIFGIVVPRNTTVPTIKRRTFTTVSDNQTTVQFPVYQGERVNCKENTLLGEFDLKNIPMMPAGEPVLEAIFEVDANGILKVTAVEKSTGKSSNITISNAVGRLSSEEIEKMVNQAEEFKAADEAFAKKHEARQRLESYVASIEQTVTDPVLSSKLKRGSKSKIEAALSDALAALQIEDPSADELRKAEVGLKRVVTKAMSSR, encoded by the coding sequence ATGGCTGAAGGTGTTTTCCAAGGTGCTATCGGTATCGATTTAGGTACAACATACTCTTGTGTTGCTACTTATGAATCTTCCGTTGAAATTATTGCCAACGAACAAGGTAACAGAGTTACCCCATCTTTCGTTGCCTTCACTCCAGAGGAAAGATTGATCGGTGATGCTGCCAAGAACCAAGCTGCTTTGAACCCAAGAAACACTGTCTTTGATGCTAAGCGTTTAATTGGTAGAAGATTCGACGACGAGTCTGTCCAAAAGGATATGAAGACTTGGCCTTTCAAGGTTATCGACGTCGATGGTAACCCAGTCATTGAAGTCCAATACTTGGAAGAGACCAAGACTTTCTCCCCACAAGAAATTTCCGCTATGGTTTTGACCAAGATGAAGGAAATTGCTGAAGCTAAGATTGGTAAGAAGGTTGAAAAGGCCGTCATTACTGTCCCAGCTTACTTTAACGATGCTCAAAGACAAGCTACCAAGGATGCTGGTGCCATTTCTGGTTTGAACGTTTTGCGTATCATCAACGAACCTACTGCCGCTGCTATTGCTTACGGTTTAGGTGCTGGTAAGTCCGAAAAGGAAAGACatgttttgattttcgaTTTGGGTGGTGGTACTTTCGATGTTTCCTTGTTGCACATTGCTGGTGGTGTTTACACTGTTAAATCTACCTCCGGTAACACTCATTTGGGTGGTCAAGATTTCGACACCAACTTGTTGGAACACTTCAAAGCTgaattcaagaagaagactgGTTTGGACATCTCCGACGATGCCAGAGCTTTGAGAAGATTGAGAACCGCTGCTGAAAGAGCTAAGAGAACCTTATCTTCTGTCACTCAAACCACCGTCGAAGTCGACTCTTTGTTCGATGGTGAAGATTTCGAATCCTCTTTGACCAGAGCTAGATTCGAAGACTTGAATGCTCCATTGTTCAAGTCTACTTTGGAACCTGTTGAACAAGTTTTGAAGGACGCTAAGATCTCTAAGTCTCAAATCGACGAAGTTGTCTTGGTTGGTGGTTCTACAAGAATTCCAAAGGTCCAAAAGTTGCTGTCTGACTTCTTTGACGGTaagcaattggaaaagTCTATTAACCCAGATGAAGCTGTTGCTTACGGTGCTGCTGTCCAAGGTGCTATCTTGACTGGCCAATCCACATCTGACGAAACCAAGGacttgttgttgttggatGTTGCTCCATTATCCTTAGGTGTTGGTATGCAAGGTGACATTTTCGGTATCGTTGTCCCAAGAAACACAACCGTTCCAACTATCAAGAGAAGAACATTCACAACTGTCAGCGACAACCAAACCACTGTTCAATTCCCAGTCTACCAAGGTGAGCGTGTCAACTGTAAAGAAAACACTTTGTTGGGTGAATTCGACTTGAAGAACATCCCAATGATGCCAGCTGGTGAACCAGTCTTGGAAGCTATCTTCGAAGTTGATGCTAACGGTATCTTGAAGGTTACTGCCGTCGAAAAGTCTACCGGTAAGTCCTCTAACATCACTATCTCTAACGCTGTTGGTAGATTGTcttctgaagaaattgaaaagatggTGAACCAAGCCGAAGAGTTCAAGGCCGCCGATGAAGCTTTTGCTAAGAAGCACGAAGCTAGACAAAGATTGGAATCCTACGTTGCTTCCATCGAACAAACTGTCACTGACCCAGTCTTATCTTCCAAATTGAAGAGAGGTTCCAAGTCCAAGATTGAAGCTGCATTGTCCGATGCTTTGGCTGCTTTGCAAATCGAAGACCCATCTGCCGATGAGTTGAGAAAGGCTGAAGTTGGTTTGAAGAGAGTTGTCACCAAGGCCATGTCTTCTCGTTAA
- the PEX17 gene encoding Pex17p (Membrane peroxin of the peroxisomal importomer complex~similar to YNL214W) yields the protein MTSIKSLPRYIDWPSDVDIKRAERTNPTVKAIKSLLYNGGSIYAFLYFFVAMFVEPMLQKQYQQRNDFSLFVILRLRRIIAQLQKRLVMTPVSSLGYNEQNNSVERSTQTSDDNVIQKDNSHWAEITYQLQSVKQELQYFNRSLDQPTESMDDFVFQIKMATDQVELTDRTQTFSNKSRDVIQEIREIKGWFVNCQVPR from the coding sequence ATGACATCAATTAAAAGTCTACCCAGATATATTGACTGGCCTTCTGATGTAGACATTAAAAGAGCAGAGAGGACTAATCCGACGGTAAAGGCCATCAAGAGTTTATTATATAATGGTGGATCAATTTATGcatttctatatttttttgtcgCTATGTTTGTTGAACCAATGCTACAAAAGCAGTATCAGCAGAGGAAcgatttttctttatttgttATATTGCGTTTGAGGAGAATTATAGCTCAATTGCAGAAACGACTAGTGATGACTCCAGTATCCTCGCTGGGATACAACGAACAAAATAACTCTGTGGAGAGGTCCACTCAAACTTCGGATGACAATGTAATACAAAAGGATAACAGCCATTGGGCTGAAATAACTTATCAACTGCAAAGTGTGAAGCAAGAATTACAATACTTTAACAGATCTTTGGACCAACCAACCGAAAGTATGGACGATTTTGTCTTTCAAATTAAGATGGCGACAGACCAGGTTGAATTAACAGATAGGACCCAAACTTTCTCTAATAAATCAAGGGATGTTATCCAGGAAATTCGAGAGATTAAAGGCTGGTTTGTGAATTGCCAAGTACCAAGGTaa
- the MER1 gene encoding Mer1p (mRNA-binding protein required for meiosis-specific mRNA splicing~similar to YNL210W): MSIKTMSGRRSPQLLQLDTILIKILGELQEGKLFNNKIIFPEETLYLKLVLNYSFFKNNLLDFCGHLDKIKAIIRSNFDTIYILCTMDEDLLNLAYSNGILEICLPRFILREDLKIFNNSFYTYHDNHLRILQEDISQLFEKVKIKASVLCFTIEEIPVINQEVLPQSLTVAELQKRNYKVQGNGPQRQNFIVTLEIKLSKTQITFLIGAKGTRIESLRERSGASIKIIPISEKMTMHERHHPDTVQQTILISGDLYSIALAVTNIESALITLDL, translated from the coding sequence ATGTCCATCAAAACAATGAGTGGTCGTCGCAGTCCTCAACTATTGCAGTTGGACACCATActgataaaaatattagGAGAGCTCCAGGAGGGAAAGTTGTTCAACaataaaattattttcCCGGAGGAAACGCTATATTTGAAGCTGGTTCTTAATTActctttctttaaaaataatttgTTAGATTTTTGTGGTCATCTGGACAAGATAAAAGCAATCATTAGATCAAACTTTGACACCATATATATTTTGTGTACCATGGATGAGGATCTCCTAAACCTGGCATATAGCAACGGTATATTGGAAATATGTTTACCTAGGTTTATCTTAAGGgaagatttgaagatttttaaCAATAGTTTTTACACATATCACGATAATCACCTACGTATTCTCCAAGAAGACATTTCTCAACTTTTCGAAAAGGTCAAAATTAAAGCTTCGGTACTATGTTTTACAATTGAAGAGATTCCTGTGATAAACCAGGAAGTTTTACCCCAAAGTCTAACAGTGGCTGAACTGCAAAAACGCAATTACAAAGTACAGGGAAATGGACCGCAACGACAGAATTTTATTGTAACTCTAGAAATCAAGCTGAGCAAGACACAAATCACCTTCCTGATAGGAGCTAAAGGAACAAGAATCGAAAGCTTGAGGGAAAGATCAGGCGCCAgcataaaaataatacctATTAGCGAAAAAATGACCATGCATGAAAGGCACCACCCTGATACTGTTCAACAAACAATACTAATTTCAGGTGACTTATACTCAATTGCACTAGCCGTCACCAATATAGAGTCTGCATTAATTACTTTAGACTTATAG
- the RRG9 gene encoding mitochondrial ribosome assembly protein RRG9 (similar to YNL213C) — translation MNILRIACRSFHCLRCGSLLNENKGWSSKKIIKLVNKSSLSNKEFAGKVRDDTKEIPEWKKQKMAVRKKLQGNRWNPSKKISQEQMEALRLLKFNFPELTASDLADRFKISPEAVRRILKSNWKRTDEENNNTHERWKRRGERIKEMYQKKENAEFVSSQIITGRKLILGSNANSSELMAKSIRTPRHFKHNNDIPEKKSTNKLYILKHLASKQ, via the coding sequence ATGAATATTCTGCGAATAGCATGTCGTTCCTTTCATTGCCTGCGCTGCGGTTCACTACTCAATGAGAACAAAGGATGGTCATCCAAAAAGATTATTAAATTGGTCAATAAGTCGAGTTTGTCTAACAAAGAATTCGCAGGAAAAGTACGAGATGATACAAAAGAGATTCCTGAGTggaagaagcaaaaaatgGCAGTTAGAAAGAAATTGCAAGGTAATAGATGGAACCCATCAAAAAAGATATCTCAAGAACAAATGGAAGCTTTAAGGCTATTAAAATTCAATTTTCCTGAACTGACAGCATCCGATCTTGCAGACCGGTTCAAGATTTCTCCTGAGGCCGTTAGAAGAATTTTGAAGTCCAACTGGAAGCGTACCGAtgaggaaaataataacaccCACGAGAgatggaaaagaagaggagaacgaataaaagaaatgtatcaaaagaaagaaaatgctgAATTTGTGTCCAGTCAAATTATAACTGGCAGAAAACTTATACTTGGGTCCAACGCAAACTCATCAGAATTAATGGCGAAGAGTATTCGCACTCCTAGACATTTCAAGCATAATAACGATATacctgaaaagaaaagcacTAACAAGCTATACATTTTGAAGCATTTGGCCTCgaaacaataa
- the IES2 gene encoding Ies2p (Protein that associates with the INO80 chromatin remodeling complex~similar to YNL215W) produces the protein MDSEASDVELELSDSASAGGEEYIDDDDYTEDLDDQVVTTKSSRRTARKRGSKGVRTSKRIRDKELTGGVDEDYDEDEDVLSPSKKRHLHTRSMDKRQLVATAFENSDIDDSKVNDGEMEDGVTEEESLEKELNKGEEKDELEKSEETYYDQKDVGQKREGEQDGESGGYEDNEASGSKESDELASVVNGNGNGNEEDDELEATKENTTDSTRSATTRSKMLLDLLEDGGSKKKLTDEEIQLRRAENARKRKNLSEKRLEEEKQDTINKLLKKRAGKSRSHLPNDEEKNDGSSSFVKPRRPYNSEGMTRILRKYKEDLFCTF, from the coding sequence ATGGACAGTGAAGCAAGTGACGTTGAGCTAGAGTTATCGGACAGCGCCTCAGCTGGGGGGGAAGAATACAttgacgatgatgattatACAGAGGATCTCGACGATCAGGTAGTCACAACCAAATCATCCAGAAGGACAGCACGTAAGAGAGGTTCTAAGGGTGTAAGAACCTCAAAACGCATTAGGGATAAAGAACTTACAGGGGGTGTTGATGAGGACTatgatgaggatgaggATGTATTGAGCCCTTCTAAGAAGCGTCATTTACATACCAGATCAATGGACAAAAGGCAACTTGTTGCAacagcttttgaaaattctgatattgatgatagTAAAGTCAATGATGGCGAAATGGAAGATGGTGTAACGGAAGAAGAGAGTTTAGAAAAGGAGCTGAATAaaggtgaagaaaaagacgAGTTAGAGAAAAGTGAAGAAACCTATTACGACCAAAAAGATGTTGGGCAGAAAAGGGAGGGGGAGCAAGACGGGGAATCTGGAGGCTATGAGGATAATGAAGCCAGTGGAAGTAAGGAGTCAGATGAACTGGCGTCCGTAGTGAATGGTAATGGTAATGGTAACGAGGAGGACGATGAACTTGAGgcaacaaaagaaaatacaaCAGATTCTACTAGAAGCGCTACAACTCGAAGTAAAATGCTGTTAGATTTACTGGAAGATGGTGGgtctaaaaagaaattaacaGATGAGGAAATCCAGCTGCGAAGAGCCGAAAATGCACGTAAACGGAAGAACCTTAGCGAGAAGAGattggaagaagagaagCAAGACACAATCAACaagcttttgaagaaaagagctGGTAAGTCTAGGAGTCACCTACCGAATgatgaggaaaaaaatgatggCTCCTCAAGTTTCGTAAAACCGCGCAGGCCATACAATAGCGAGGGTATGACGAGAATTCTGAGGaaatataaagaagatTTATTTTGTACGTTTTGA
- a CDS encoding uncharacterized protein (similar to YNL208W) has protein sequence MSANEFYSSGQQGQYNQQNNQERTAGPNNGQYTGDNANPNGERGLFSTIVGGSAGAYAGSKVSNNHSKLSGALGAIGGAFLANKISDERKEHKQQGQYNNSNFGGAPQGEHNNHHRQNNNNNNGGFGGPGGPGGQGFGRQGPQGFGGPGPQEFGGPGGQGFGGPNPQEFGGPGGQGFGGPNPQEFGGQGRQGFNGGSRW, from the coding sequence ATGTCTGCAAACGAATTCTACTCAAGTGGCCAGCAAGGTCAATACAACCAGCAAAATAACCAAGAAAGAACGGCTGGTCCAAACAACGGTCAATATACTGGCGATAATGCTAACCCTAACGGTGAACGTGGCCTGTTTTCTACTATCGTAGGTGGTAGTGCCGGTGCGTACGCTGGATCCAAGGTGTCAAACAATCATTCCAAGTTGAGTGGTGCGTTGGGCGCAATAGGTGGTGCGTTCCTTGCCAACAAGATATCTGATGAGCGTAAAGAGCACAAGCAGCAAGGACAATACAATAACTCAAACTTTGGTGGCGCTCCTCAAGGTGAGCATAACAACCATCACCGTCAgaacaataacaacaataacggCGGATTCGGCGGTCCTGGTGGCCCAGGCGGCCAAGGTTTCGGAAGACAAGGTCCACAAGGATTTGGAGGTCCAGGTCCACAAGAGTTTGGTGGTCCAGGTGGCCAAGGATTCGGCGGTCCAAACCCTCAAGAATTCGGTGGGCCAGGTGGCCAAGGATTTGGTGGTCCAAACCCTCAAGAATTTGGAGGCCAAGGTCGCCAAGGTTTCAACGGCGGTTCACGTTGGTAA
- the RIO2 gene encoding protein kinase RIO2 (Essential serine kinase involved in the processing of 20S pre-rRNA~similar to YNL207W) translates to MKLDTSHMRYLTTDDFRVLQAVEQGSRSHEVVPTSLIHQLSGMRSQSGTNRAISDLAKLSLISKMRNIKYDGYRLTYNGIDYLALKTMLNRDTVYSVGNTIGVGKESDIYKVSDKNGNPRVMKIHRLGRTSFHSVRNNRDYLKKSNQGANWMHLSRLAANKEYQFMSMLYSKGFKVPEPFDNSRHIVVMELIEGYPMRRLRKHKNIPKLYSDLMRFIVDLANSGLIHCDFNEFNIMIKDEVEDEKDCGFVVIDFPQCISIQHQDADYYFQRDVDCIRRFFKKKLKYEPKPDSSMLDTEGFGDGYKYAYPDFKRDVKRSDNLDELVQASGFSKKHPGDRGLETAVESMRNAVYNSDDDISDNEAEYESEEGDYSEDDEYYDSEFDDEGSEDNSEDAQEEENERIIEALSSGVENLKMDKLGNYILE, encoded by the coding sequence ATGAAATTGGATACATCTCATATGAGATATTTGACGACTGATGATTTTCGTGTTCTTCAAGCCGTTGAACAAGGTTCTAGAAGTCACGAAGTTGTTCCAACTTCCTTGATTCACCAACTCTCCGGCATGAGATCACAGTCCGGTACAAACCGAGCCATTAGTGATTTGGCCAAGCTTAGCttaatttccaaaatgagaaatatcaaatatgATGGCTATAGGTTAACTTATAACGGTATTGATTATCTGGCTTTAAAAACCATGTTGAACAGGGACACTGTCTATTCTGTCGGTAATACCATTGGTGTTGGTAAAGAATCTGACATTTATAAAGTAAGTGACAAAAATGGAAACCCAAGAGTAATGAAGATCCACAGATTAGGTAGAACCTCCTTTCATTCTGTCAGGAATAATAGagattatttgaaaaaatctaatCAAGGGGCAAACTGGATGCATCTTTCACGTTTGGCCGCtaataaagaatatcaGTTTATGTCAATGCTTTATTCCAAGGGTTTCAAGGTCCCTGAGCCATTTGATAATTCGCGTCATATCGTAGTCATGGAGCTTATTGAAGGCTACCCAATGAGAAGATTAAGAAAACATAAGAATATACCCAAGCTTTATAGTGATCTAATGCGTTTTATCGTTGATCTAGCAAATAGTGGGCTTATTCATTGTGATTTTAATGAGTTCAATATTATGATTAAGGACGAAgtagaagatgaaaaggatTGTGGGTTCGTAGTCATTGATTTTCCACAATGTATATCTATTCAACATCAAGATGCCGACTATTATTTCCAAAGGGACGTTGATTGTATTCGTcgtttcttcaaaaagaaactgaagTACGAACCAAAACCTGATTCATCAATGCTTGACACTGAAGGTTTTGGCGATGGTTATAAGTACGCATATCCAGATTTTAAAAGGGACGTTAAAAGAAGCGACAACTTGGATGAATTGGTACAAGCTTCTGGGTTTAGTAAAAAGCACCCAGGCGATAGGGGCTTAGAAACTGCTGTCGAAAGCATGAGAAATGCTGTTTATAATTCAGATGACGATATATCAGATAATGAAGCCGAATATGAAAGCGAAGAGGGCGATTATTCAGAGGATGATGAATACTATGATTCcgaatttgatgatgaggGTTCTGAAGATAATAGCGAAGATGCAcaggaagaggaaaatgaacGTATTATAGAGGCACTCTCTAGTGGTGTTGAAAACCTAAAAATGGATAAACTGGGAAACTATATACTAGAGTAG
- the VID27 gene encoding Vid27p (similar to YNL212W) → MNILKKFMDSGSKPELITIPSGQFNLLRSKNSPKAALECIYNNATLSVRKIGKFDYELAVYRVEDDSEGGTGDEAENFEDDTISVLSTQSKKKEEEWSVEISDKIMFHKTWDKQGNMALVWENLRGDEQDEKVQFVVASDVSLSDVEQFIQTVYRCQYEVRNKKSSLTASADDLKEIEHKSTRLFVQDDDDESDSSSDDFQDAKDISFEYKEDSEILERTPSPLKKVPDGDYRCLMMSSLYMYDPIQEKFILQEPMVKVAIIDIGKYEFWLAIEGKDNRLGTQIAPNINPTFELVTDAFLFNYTLQNITLSYMLKFKDLDKCIQFRSTWVECLWMTLNKETWNDVPEREKDYILDSSSVPLEKQFEDILHIGESSNERSDKESSDSENDSEDEEDENDHSKRIISSEAFEDPKRATSKGNSSLTVAFRNNRSYVTRDNKIGVFKTDDEDDSLEFVTAIKNVSNLSGKRIDPHKPMLYMEDRNLILTDGENENKLYKMDIERGKVIEEWITGDKNVVQYGPTKKFDQMTPEQTIVGVSQKGVFKIDPRISGNNKIVVDESKDYVGKYNFSSIGTTESGYIAIGSEKGDIKLYDRLGIRAKTAIPSLGQAIKFITISADGKWLLATCESTLLLMDLQIKDGKNAGNIGFLKSFPASENVKTYVLKIRPEHSASILTYTKKPIRFTKAYFNTGIGQQEQTIVTSTGPYAISWSLKGILDQDGSKNYPYRIRRYNDDVVADNFEFGSNKKVIVALKDDVSLSKVKSFKQPTKGVLMPSASLQDFYG, encoded by the coding sequence ATGAacattttgaagaagtttATGGATTCTGGTAGCAAGCCAGAGCTCATCACGATACCTTCTGGGCAGTTTAATCTTTTGAGGTCTAAGAATTCTCCTAAAGCCGCTCTAGAATGTATTTACAATAATGCTACCTTAAGTGTACGTAAAATTGGCAAATTTGATTACGAGTTGGCTGTTTATAGGGTAGAAGACGATAGCGAAGGTGGCACAGGGGATGAGGCtgagaattttgaagatgacaCTATCAGTGTTTTGTCCACGCAGTctaagaagaaagaagaagaatggAGCGTCGAAATATCGGATAAAATTATGTTTCACAAAACTTGGGATAAACAAGGGAACATGGCGCTTGTGTGGGAGAATTTAAGAGGCGATGAGCAAGATGAAAAGGTTCAATTTGTTGTTGCCTCTGATGTCTCATTGTCTGATGTTGAACAGTTTATTCAAACTGTTTATCGATGCCAATATGAGGTGAGAAATAAGAAATCCTCTCTTACTGCCTCAGCAGATGACTTGAAGGAGATAGAGCATAAATCAACCAGGCTTTTTGTtcaagatgatgatgatgagtCTGATTCAAGTTCAGATGACTTTCAAGATGCCAAAGACATCTCTTTTGAGTACAAGGAGGATAGCGAGATATTGGAAAGAACCCCTTCTCCATTGAAAAAGGTTCCAGACGGAGATTATCGTTGTTTAATGATGTCTAGCTTATACATGTATGATCCGATCCAAGAGAAATTTATTCTTCAAGAGCCCATGGTAAAGGTGGCAATTATCGATATAGGCAAGTACGAGTTTTGGTTAGCGATAGAAGGTAAAGATAATCGTCTTGGAACTCAAATTGCTCCAAATATCAATCCCACTTTTGAATTAGTTACTGACgcctttcttttcaattatacgcttcaaaatatcacaTTGTCTTATATGTTAAAATTTAAAGACCTAGACAAATGTATTCAATTCAGGTCTACTTGGGTTGAATGTCTATGGATGACTTTGAACAAAGAAACGTGGAACGATGTTCCTGAAAGGGAGAAAGATTACATTTTAGATTCATCATCCGTGCCATTGGAAAAGCAATTCGAAGACATTTTACACATAGGTGAGAGCTCAAATGAAAGAAGTGATAAAGAATCAAGCGATAGTGAAAATGATagcgaagatgaagaagacgagAACGATCATTCTAAAAGAATCATTTCATCTGAAGCCTTTGAAGACCCTAAACGTGCAACTTCCAAAGGTAATAGTTCATTGACTGTCGCCTTTAGGAACAATAGGTCATATGTTACAAGAGATAACAAAATTGGTGTGTTTAAAAcggatgatgaagatgattcCTTAGAATTCGTTACCGCCATAAAGAATGTTTCTAATCTAAGTGGTAAACGCATTGATCCTCATAAGCCAATGTTGTACATGGAAGATCGTAATTTAATATTGACTGACGGTGAAAATGAGAACAAACTTTATAAGATGGATATAGAAAGAGGAAAAGTGATTGAAGAATGGATTACTGGTGACAAGAATGTCGTTCAATATGGTCCAACTAAGAAATTTGATCAAATGACCCCAGAACAAACAATTGTTGGTGTTTCACAGAAAGGCGTGTTCAAAATTGATCCTAGAATTAGTggaaacaataaaatagTCGTTGATGAATCAAAAGATTATGTGGGGAAGTATAACTTTAGCTCAATTGGAACAACAGAAAGCGGTTATATTGCTATTGGATCAGAAAAAGGTGACATAAAGTTGTATGATAGGCTAGGTATTAGGGCAAAGACTGCCATACCTTCACTAGGTCAAGCAATTAAATTTATCACCATATCCGCTGACGGAAAATGGCTATTGGCGACTTGCGAGAGCACTTTACTTCTTATGGATTTACAAATTAAGGATGGTAAAAATGCTGGTAATATTGGATTTCTGAAGTCATTCCCGGCGAGCGAAAATGTTAAAACATATGTATTAAAGATACGACCAGAACATTCGGCATCCATTTTAACATACACAAAGAAACCGATCAGATTTACCAAGGCTTACTTTAATACCGGTATAGGTCAACAGGAACAAACTATTGTTACCTCGACAGGTCCCTATGCGATTTCTTGGTCATTGAAGGGCATTTTAGATCAAGATGGTAGTAAGAACTATCCTTACAGAATCCGTAGGTACAACGATGATGTTGTTGCTGATAATTTCGAATTTGGTTCGAACAAAAAGGTTATAGTTGCCTTGAAAGACGATGTCTCTCTATCGAAAgtaaaatctttcaaacaGCCAACCAAGGGAGTCTTGATGCCAAGTGCTTCTCTTCAAGATTTTTATGGTtaa
- the MRX7 gene encoding Mrx7p (similar to YNL211C), whose protein sequence is MPPRSIEEWFYYKLLSSPGFHRFVRKVYRKVNGIKEDPFTDQPTAFQYLYKPTPLQKFKALRLLFWDEMRSTFGFRRRLGDRFK, encoded by the coding sequence ATGCCTCCAAGAAGTATAGAAGAATGGTTTTACTACAAATTACTGAGTAGTCCAGGTTTCCATAGATTTGTTCGCAAGGTATATAGGAAAGTAAATGGCATTAAAGAAGATCCCTTCACTGACCAACCGACTGCTTTTCAATACCTTTATAAACCAACACCACTACAGAAATTCAAGGCTTTACGCCTTTTATTTTGGGATGAAATGAGATCTACTTTTGGGTTCAGAAGGAGGCTGGGAGACCGCTTTAAATGA